In the Pithys albifrons albifrons isolate INPA30051 chromosome 3, PitAlb_v1, whole genome shotgun sequence genome, one interval contains:
- the LOC139670031 gene encoding protein mono-ADP-ribosyltransferase PARP12-like — MEYTWYWLDDSDHWIEYGKEHPDHCTANVTSAFLENEYLADKTAVVLFSAGSQQYMLNFADMIQTNLVFKTQRHVIRLPKHQLPEGGQDRSQNMTLSHSVYPSQWDQSALPDIGFKLIQLSCDSHEYGKIKRLFEKTMKDYCINQLQRIQNPTLWDLFQWQKEKMKKLNKLKMVDERLLFHGTNPSHVSAICEQNFDWRLCGTHGTMYGKGSYFARDASYSHNFCSARNGRYSMFVAQVLVGDFVQGKSEYCRPPPRAGNSNRLYDSCVNDPEDPSIFVIFEKQQIYPAYILEYSVDSQCVVL, encoded by the exons ATGGAGTATACCTGGTATTGGCTCGATGATTCTGATCACTGGATTGAATATGGGAAAGAG CATCCAGATCACTGCACTGCCAACGTAACATCTGCATTTCTGGAGAATGAATATCTAGCTGACAAGACAGCTGTTGTTCTTTTCTCGGCTGGTTCTCAGCAGTATATGCTGAACTTTGCAG acaTGATCCAAACAAATTTGGTCTTTAAAACACAAAGACATGTTATTCGACTGCCAAAACATCAGTTACCTGAAGGTGGACAAGACAGAAG ccAAAACATGACTCTGTCACATTCTGTCTATCCTTCACAATGGGACCAATCTGCACTTCCTGATATTGGGTTCAAG ttgATACAGCTTAGCTGTGATTCCCACGAATATGGAAAAATCAAGAGGCTGTTTGAAAAGACGATGAAAGATTACTGCATCAACCAACTTCAGAGGATCCAGAACCCAACGCTTTGGGATCTCTTTCAGtg GCAAaaagagaagatgaagaagctcaataaattaaaaatggtAGATGAGCGGCTCCTGTTCCATGGGACAAATCCATCCCATGTGTCTGCCATCTGTGAGCAGAACTTTGACTGGAGGCTCTGTGGGACTCATGGGACAATGTATGGAAAAG GAAGCTACTTTGCCCGAGATGCCAGCTATTCTCACAACTTCTGTTCTGCTCGCAATGGTCGCTACAGCATGTTTGTAGCTCAGGTTCTTGTTGGAGACTTTGTTCAGGGAAAGTCGGAATACTGTCGCCCTCCACCCAGAGCCGGAAATTCAAACAGACTTTATGACAGCTGTGTGAATGACCCAGAAGACCCTTCCATCTTTGTCATCTTTGAGAAGCAACAAATTTACCCTGCCTATATCCTGGAGTACAGTGTTGACTCCCAGTGTGTGGTCCTGTAA